The Methylomicrobium agile genome has a segment encoding these proteins:
- a CDS encoding TadE/TadG family type IV pilus assembly protein, which yields MIDKSLSVILKERSVMKPRPRQPGPRRRLSRGWRGQRGAAAIEAALLFVIFFTLFYAIVSYSMPLMMMQAFHHAAAAGARAAVAVDPSAEGYETVVENRVRDIVGESLSWLPSAAHNAVLGEGNEKVRVDFDHDNRMLTVTVQFPDYTANPLIPILSLPGIGDVPKLPEDLTASATVQF from the coding sequence TTGATTGACAAAAGTCTGTCTGTTATTCTTAAAGAGCGGAGCGTTATGAAGCCAAGACCTCGTCAGCCCGGCCCCCGTCGCCGCTTATCGCGCGGCTGGCGCGGACAGCGCGGGGCGGCGGCCATAGAGGCCGCGCTTCTGTTCGTCATCTTTTTCACCTTGTTTTACGCCATTGTCAGTTATTCGATGCCGCTTATGATGATGCAGGCGTTTCACCATGCGGCGGCAGCGGGGGCGAGAGCCGCCGTGGCGGTTGATCCTTCCGCGGAAGGTTATGAAACCGTAGTGGAAAACAGGGTGCGTGACATCGTGGGCGAATCATTGAGCTGGCTTCCCTCGGCCGCCCATAATGCCGTGCTCGGAGAGGGGAATGAAAAGGTGCGGGTGGATTTCGACCACGACAACCGCATGCTGACGGTGACCGTCCAGTTTCCTGACTATACGGCAAATCCGCTGATACCGATATTGAGTTTGCCCGGCATAGGCGATGTTCCCAAACTGCCCGAAGATCTCACCGCAAGTGCTACCGTACAATTCTAG
- a CDS encoding prepilin peptidase, with amino-acid sequence MDILATVPVQYWIIGGWAVACGGYDLVVRRMPNVLTLGAHGGALAMLATTGQGWLGASPTSCFTAWALALVLTVPAWALKRLGAGDAKLLAAMGLTGGMEVMLVAYAIAGLLVGGTAVIWVLAYRWLPLLTPQLASIGIDAPAIPEPKGRMLPFGLGLAIGLIVALALLVAGVPVLPIRFD; translated from the coding sequence ATGGATATTCTAGCGACCGTACCCGTTCAGTATTGGATTATAGGAGGCTGGGCTGTCGCCTGCGGTGGTTATGACCTGGTGGTTCGTCGCATGCCCAATGTCCTGACGTTGGGCGCTCACGGTGGGGCGCTGGCGATGCTTGCAACTACCGGCCAGGGCTGGCTGGGAGCTTCTCCAACCTCGTGCTTCACCGCCTGGGCATTGGCGCTGGTTTTAACGGTGCCGGCCTGGGCGTTGAAACGGCTGGGGGCGGGGGATGCCAAATTGCTGGCCGCCATGGGGCTTACGGGCGGCATGGAGGTCATGCTGGTTGCGTATGCCATCGCCGGGCTTCTCGTGGGCGGCACGGCGGTCATCTGGGTGCTGGCTTATCGATGGCTGCCGCTGTTGACGCCGCAACTGGCGAGCATCGGGATCGATGCGCCGGCGATACCTGAACCGAAAGGCAGAATGTTGCCTTTCGGGCTAGGGCTCGCCATCGGCTTGATCGTTGCGCTGGCCCTGCTGGTTGCCGGGGTACCGGTGTTGCCGATCCGCTTTGATTGA
- a CDS encoding Flp family type IVb pilin — MKACKMKKWLSAFMKEEEGASGIEYALIAAMVALILVAFIEPISGAVGRIFTSIQTALETAAPASSG, encoded by the coding sequence ATGAAAGCATGCAAAATGAAAAAATGGTTGTCCGCGTTTATGAAAGAGGAGGAAGGCGCGAGCGGTATTGAATATGCGCTAATTGCCGCGATGGTCGCACTTATCCTGGTCGCTTTCATTGAGCCTATTAGTGGGGCAGTAGGGCGTATTTTTACTTCAATTCAAACTGCGTTGGAAACAGCAGCCCCAGCATCAAGCGGCTAG
- a CDS encoding transposase: protein MALLVVALRVGDRALPLVWRAEAGPANIGFESQQRLLEQVRAWLPAGAQVLLSADRFYPSAALFGWVQTHGWGYRLRLKGNVLADTGHGDETITGQLAQGVAERYLSGVRLFTQGLMTNLGILHEAGHPDPWIIAMDCPPSRASVLDYAARWAIEPMFSDFKGRGFDLGSSQLWHADRLERLVLIMALAMYWCVRVGQDDALARPTPLEKKPGNKMTPTIGASGNSAAAWSPGSSAVCAD, encoded by the coding sequence ATGGCGTTGCTGGTGGTGGCCCTGAGGGTCGGCGACCGGGCGCTGCCCTTAGTTTGGCGGGCGGAGGCGGGGCCGGCCAACATCGGCTTCGAGAGTCAGCAAAGGCTGCTGGAGCAGGTGCGGGCCTGGCTGCCTGCGGGGGCGCAGGTGCTGCTCTCGGCGGACCGGTTCTACCCCTCAGCCGCTCTGTTCGGCTGGGTCCAGACCCACGGTTGGGGTTACCGGCTGCGGCTGAAAGGCAACGTGCTGGCGGACACCGGACATGGCGACGAGACCATCACCGGTCAGTTGGCACAAGGCGTGGCGGAACGTTATCTGTCGGGGGTGAGGCTGTTCACACAGGGGCTCATGACGAACCTGGGCATCCTCCACGAAGCCGGGCATCCAGACCCTTGGATCATCGCGATGGACTGCCCTCCGTCGCGGGCGTCGGTGCTGGACTATGCCGCGCGCTGGGCCATCGAGCCGATGTTCTCCGACTTCAAGGGCCGGGGCTTCGACCTGGGGAGCTCACAGCTTTGGCACGCGGACCGCCTGGAGCGACTGGTCCTGATCATGGCGCTGGCGATGTACTGGTGCGTCCGCGTCGGCCAGGACGACGCCCTGGCGCGTCCGACGCCGCTCGAAAAAAAACCGGGGAACAAAATGACCCCGACCATTGGAGCTTCAGGAAACTCCGCCGCAGCCTGGTCTCCTGGTTCATCCGCGGTCTGCGCCGACTGA
- a CDS encoding IS5 family transposase (programmed frameshift): MSQPAHRRHDISDTVWSLLEPHLPGRAGAWGGKARDNRLFINAVFWILRTGAPWRDLPPDYGDWKNTHRRFCRWRDHGVWEALLEQLVTEPDYEWLMIDASHIKVHPHATGAQGGNQGMAVTKGGFNSKIHLAVDAHGMPVRILITAGTTADCSQASALIEGVDAQYLLADKGYDSDAIVAQAEANQMTVVIPPRRNRKQPRDYDRDLYKLRHLVENAFLHLKRWRGIATRYAKNTASFLAAVQIRCIALWTAIL, from the exons ATGTCCCAACCTGCCCACCGCCGCCATGACATTTCCGATACGGTTTGGAGCTTACTGGAACCCCATCTGCCCGGCCGTGCCGGGGCCTGGGGCGGAAAAGCGCGAGACAACCGCTTGTTTATCAATGCGGTCTTCTGGATTTTGCGTACCGGTGCGCCATGGCGCGACCTGCCACCTGACTATGGCGATTGGAAGAACACCCATCGCCGGTTTTGCCGTTGGCGAGATCACGGCGTCTGGGAAGCCCTGTTGGAACAGTTGGTCACCGAACCCGACTATGAATGGTTGATGATTGATGCCAGCCACATCAAAGTCCATCCGCATGCGACCGGCGCGCAAGGCGGCAATCAGGGCATGGCGGTCACAAAAGGGGGCT TCAACAGTAAGATACATCTGGCCGTGGATGCGCATGGTATGCCGGTCAGAATCCTTATTACAGCAGGTACCACAGCAGATTGTTCGCAGGCTTCAGCCTTGATCGAAGGCGTGGATGCTCAGTACTTATTGGCGGACAAAGGCTACGATAGCGATGCTATCGTAGCCCAAGCCGAAGCAAATCAGATGACGGTGGTCATTCCGCCACGCCGCAATCGAAAACAACCCCGCGACTACGATCGCGACCTGTACAAACTGCGGCATTTAGTAGAAAACGCGTTCTTGCACCTCAAGCGCTGGCGAGGTATTGCCACACGCTATGCCAAGAACACCGCATCGTTCCTGGCCGCTGTGCAGATCCGGTGCATCGCCCTGTGGACAGCTATCTTATGA